ATCTACTACTCTTCTCCGGCCGGAGAAGGAAACTCTCCTACCAAGGCCTTCGGCGCCGGCCTGGTGCTGATGGCCATGGTATTGGTGCTGAACTTTATCGTGGACTATCTGGGGCGCCTGGCACGGGCGCGGGAGGAGTGAGATATGAACCGAACGGACGCAGAGAGTAGTCACGGTAAGGTAACGGTATCCGGGCTTTCTACGTGGTACGGGCGCCAGCAGGTCCTGCGGGAAGTGAGCCTGAGACTTCCACCCAATTCCATCACCGGACTGATCGGCCCTTCCGGATGCGGCAAGAGCACCTTCCTGCGCTGCCTTAACCGGCTGAACGACCTGGTGCCGGGGTTTCGCCTGCAGGGTGAAGTGCTGTTGGACGGCCAGGACCTTTACCGCCCGGGTACCGATGTGGTGCAGGTCCGACGCCGAGTGGGAATGGTGTTCCAGCACCCCAACCCTTTCCCCAAGACCGTCTTCGAGAACGTGGCCCTGGCCGTGCGGGAGCACAACCCCCGGATAAAGAAGGGGGAACTGGAGGCCATAGTGGAGCAGAGCCTGAAGCGGGCCATTCTGTGGGAGGAAGTCAAGGATAAGTTACACCGCTCGGCCTTTGAGCT
The DNA window shown above is from Clostridia bacterium and carries:
- the pstB gene encoding phosphate ABC transporter ATP-binding protein PstB, whose product is MNRTDAESSHGKVTVSGLSTWYGRQQVLREVSLRLPPNSITGLIGPSGCGKSTFLRCLNRLNDLVPGFRLQGEVLLDGQDLYRPGTDVVQVRRRVGMVFQHPNPFPKTVFENVALAVREHNPRIKKGELEAIVEQSLKRAILWEEVKDKLHRSAFELSGGQQQRLCIARLLAVMPEVILLDEPCASLDPVSTARIEELLLELKKSYTVVVVTHNLGQARRISDYLGFFLEGRLVEFGEAGELLANPRQKATEDYLTGRFG